The Sphaerospermopsis torques-reginae ITEP-024 genome has a window encoding:
- a CDS encoding Cof-type HAD-IIB family hydrolase: MTSINNQAENKKDIKLLVLDIDGTIAGHDNQVSETVQQAIKAVQAKGIQVAIATGRMYCSALRFHQDVRSNLPLVAYQGAWIQDPNTGKLHRHLTVTKEIAHQLLDYFEQPHLRSLLSVHFYINDQLYVREITTDTADYSQRCGVTPLPVGDLRQALTDNIPTKVLALCNEVDLIRKMMGDLRLQYTPAELYMTTSVATFLEVANPFVNKGTAVRYLAEEILGIESSQVMTIGDNFNDVEMLEYAGIGVAMGSAPEPVKAIATWVTPSVENDGVAIALEKFLL; the protein is encoded by the coding sequence ATGACATCTATCAACAATCAGGCTGAAAATAAAAAAGATATTAAGCTACTGGTACTAGATATAGATGGTACGATCGCTGGCCATGACAACCAAGTCAGTGAAACTGTACAGCAAGCTATTAAAGCAGTCCAAGCTAAAGGTATTCAAGTAGCTATAGCTACAGGTAGAATGTATTGTTCAGCTTTGCGCTTTCATCAAGATGTAAGGTCTAATTTACCATTAGTAGCTTATCAGGGTGCTTGGATTCAAGACCCTAATACTGGTAAACTTCACCGTCATTTAACTGTAACTAAGGAAATTGCCCATCAATTACTAGATTACTTTGAACAGCCACATTTGCGATCGCTCCTTTCAGTCCATTTTTATATTAATGATCAACTTTACGTGCGAGAAATCACTACAGATACCGCAGACTATTCTCAACGTTGTGGTGTTACTCCTCTTCCTGTGGGTGATTTGCGTCAAGCATTAACCGATAATATCCCCACTAAGGTTTTAGCCTTGTGTAATGAAGTAGACTTGATTAGAAAAATGATGGGTGATTTACGTTTACAATACACACCCGCAGAATTATACATGACAACTTCTGTCGCCACCTTCCTAGAAGTAGCAAATCCTTTTGTTAACAAAGGTACTGCTGTCCGTTACCTTGCAGAAGAAATTTTAGGAATAGAAAGCAGTCAAGTAATGACTATTGGGGATAACTTTAATGATGTAGAAATGTTGGAATATGCAGGAATAGGTGTAGCAATGGGAAGCGCACCAGAACCAGTAAAAGCGATAGCAACGTGGGTGACACCCAGTGTAGAAAATGATGGAGTAGCGATCGCCCTAGAAAAATTCTTACTTTAA
- the polA gene encoding DNA polymerase I has protein sequence MFPNSTNSVISDSATTTNPTIILVDGHSLAFRSYFAFAKGRDGGLRTKAGIPTSVCFGFIKCLLEVLKSEQPQAIAVAFDLAAPTFRHEADDNYKANRAETPEDFIPDVENLNDLLTALNIPIITQPGYEADDVLGTLSQKASAAGYRVKILSGDRDLFQLIDEKKGITVLNFSPEALKRSANSITEFQAEQVKEKLGVLPTQIVDFKALCGDTSDNIPGVKGIGEKTAVKLLNTYNSLEEIYANIDKITGANQKKLIAGKENALHSQYLAKIVVDVPLEVNLEDCQLTGFDTANLIPILEKLEFKKFLEQINELQAKFGGEVPETQTKTIKNNQINIASEEDDELWFFTAEDTANAEKSNHGKIQIRIIDTTEKLEELVSILEKCTNPEKPVAWDTETTDLEPRDANLVGIGCCWGTGENEVAYIPVGHKIGNIGNNLKLDVVLSKLRPILENADYPKTFQNAKFDRLIFKCQGINLTGVVFDPMLASYLLNPDNTHNLSDLSLRYLGLQLTEYNDIVPKTGKKEPQKTIADIGINTVAYYCGTQVYATFQLVEKLRNELHQIPALEKLLVEVEQPLETVLAEMEYTGVKINSGYLQELSQLLESDLAVLETKATEIAGETFNLGSPKQLSYILFDKLALSTKYSRKIQTGYSTDAATLEKLQEIDDTGFVDAIIEYRTLSKLKSTYVDALPTLVHPKSQRLHTDFNQTVTATGRLSSSNPNLQNIPIRTAFSRQIRKAFLPQSGWLMVAADYSQIELRILAHLSQEPVLIQAYQNNEDIHTVTAKLVFEKDEVTSEERRFAKTINFGVIYGMGSLKFSRSTGVDKNTANEFIKRFNERYPQVFKYLESVKKQAIAQGYVETILGRRRYFDFTTKSLKELRGRNLEDIDLSKLKNLGAYDAGLLRSAANAPIQGSSADIIKIAMVRIHEVLRRYKARLLLQVHDELVFEVPPQEWEELQIEIKSVMENAVSLSVPLVVDVRAGDNWMETK, from the coding sequence ATGTTCCCAAACTCGACTAATTCAGTGATTTCAGATTCTGCAACTACAACCAATCCTACTATTATCCTTGTAGATGGACATTCTCTAGCTTTTCGTTCCTATTTCGCTTTTGCTAAAGGTAGAGATGGCGGACTACGTACAAAAGCAGGTATTCCTACAAGTGTTTGTTTTGGATTTATTAAATGTTTATTAGAAGTATTAAAAAGCGAACAACCACAAGCAATAGCAGTAGCATTTGATTTAGCAGCACCTACATTTCGGCATGAAGCTGATGATAACTATAAAGCGAATAGGGCAGAAACACCAGAAGATTTTATTCCCGATGTAGAAAACCTGAATGATTTATTAACAGCTTTAAATATACCGATTATTACACAACCAGGTTATGAAGCGGATGATGTTTTAGGAACTTTATCACAAAAAGCATCTGCGGCTGGTTATCGAGTGAAGATTTTATCAGGAGATAGGGATTTATTTCAACTAATTGATGAAAAAAAAGGGATTACAGTTTTAAATTTTAGTCCTGAAGCGTTAAAACGTTCTGCCAATAGTATCACAGAATTTCAAGCAGAACAAGTTAAAGAAAAATTAGGCGTTTTACCTACCCAAATTGTAGATTTTAAAGCCCTTTGTGGAGATACATCTGATAATATTCCTGGAGTTAAAGGAATTGGGGAAAAAACAGCAGTAAAATTATTAAATACTTATAATTCTTTAGAGGAAATTTACGCCAACATAGATAAAATTACAGGTGCAAATCAAAAAAAATTAATTGCAGGTAAGGAAAATGCTTTACATTCTCAATATTTAGCCAAAATAGTTGTAGATGTACCTTTAGAAGTTAATTTAGAAGATTGTCAATTAACGGGTTTTGATACTGCTAATTTAATTCCCATTTTAGAGAAGTTAGAATTTAAGAAATTTTTAGAACAAATCAACGAACTACAAGCAAAATTCGGGGGAGAAGTTCCAGAAACCCAAACCAAAACTATCAAAAATAACCAGATTAATATTGCATCTGAAGAAGATGATGAACTATGGTTTTTTACTGCGGAAGATACAGCGAATGCTGAAAAATCAAATCATGGAAAAATTCAAATTCGCATTATTGATACAACAGAAAAATTAGAGGAGTTAGTGAGCATTTTAGAGAAATGCACTAACCCAGAAAAACCCGTTGCTTGGGATACAGAAACAACTGATTTAGAACCAAGAGATGCAAATTTAGTAGGAATTGGTTGTTGTTGGGGAACAGGAGAAAATGAAGTTGCTTATATTCCCGTTGGTCATAAAATAGGTAATATTGGCAATAATTTAAAATTAGATGTAGTATTATCAAAACTACGTCCAATTTTAGAAAATGCAGATTATCCAAAAACATTTCAAAATGCCAAATTTGATAGATTAATTTTCAAGTGTCAGGGAATTAATTTAACAGGGGTGGTATTTGATCCCATGTTAGCAAGTTATTTGCTCAATCCAGATAATACCCACAATTTAAGTGATTTATCTTTAAGATATTTGGGATTACAACTCACAGAATATAATGATATTGTACCCAAAACTGGGAAAAAAGAACCACAAAAAACTATTGCTGACATTGGCATAAATACAGTAGCATATTATTGTGGAACTCAAGTTTATGCCACATTTCAATTAGTTGAAAAATTGCGAAATGAATTACATCAAATACCAGCATTAGAGAAATTATTGGTAGAAGTGGAACAACCCCTGGAAACCGTTTTAGCGGAAATGGAATATACAGGGGTAAAAATTAATTCTGGTTATTTACAAGAATTGTCTCAGTTGTTAGAATCAGATTTAGCAGTTTTAGAAACAAAAGCAACAGAAATTGCGGGAGAAACATTTAATTTAGGTTCTCCTAAACAATTGAGTTATATTTTGTTTGATAAACTTGCTTTAAGTACCAAATATTCCCGCAAAATTCAAACTGGTTATTCTACCGATGCTGCAACTTTAGAAAAACTCCAAGAAATTGATGATACTGGTTTTGTTGATGCGATTATTGAATATCGAACTTTATCAAAATTAAAATCTACCTATGTAGATGCTTTACCAACGTTGGTACATCCGAAAAGTCAACGGTTACATACTGATTTTAATCAAACTGTAACTGCAACAGGTAGGTTATCTTCTTCTAATCCTAATTTACAAAATATTCCCATTCGTACCGCTTTTAGTAGACAAATTAGAAAAGCGTTTTTACCCCAATCTGGTTGGTTAATGGTTGCTGCTGATTATTCACAAATTGAGTTAAGAATTTTGGCACATTTGAGTCAAGAACCTGTATTAATTCAAGCTTATCAAAATAATGAGGATATTCATACAGTAACAGCTAAATTGGTGTTTGAAAAAGATGAGGTGACATCAGAAGAAAGACGTTTTGCGAAAACAATTAATTTTGGTGTGATTTATGGGATGGGTTCGTTAAAGTTTTCTCGTTCTACAGGTGTGGATAAGAATACTGCAAATGAATTTATCAAGCGATTTAATGAACGATATCCCCAAGTGTTTAAATATTTGGAAAGTGTGAAAAAACAAGCTATTGCTCAAGGTTATGTAGAAACAATTTTGGGTAGAAGACGTTATTTTGATTTTACTACTAAAAGCTTGAAAGAGTTAAGGGGTAGAAATTTAGAAGATATTGATTTGAGCAAGTTAAAAAATTTGGGTGCTTATGATGCGGGGTTATTGCGTTCTGCTGCAAATGCACCAATTCAAGGTTCGAGTGCGGATATTATTAAAATTGCAATGGTTAGAATACATGAGGTTTTAAGGAGATATAAAGCGCGGTTGTTATTGCAAGTTCATGATGAATTAGTGTTTGAAGTTCCTCCCCAAGAATGGGAAGAATTGCAAATAGAAATTAAGTCAGTGATGGAAAATGCGGTGAGTTTAAGTGTTCCTTTGGTTGTTGATGTGCGTGCGGGTGATAATTGGATGGAAACAAAGTAG
- the cobW gene encoding cobalamin biosynthesis protein CobW, protein MATKIPVTVITGFLGSGKTSLIRHLLQNNQGRRIAVLVNEFGELGIDGELLKSCQICPEDEIQENPENTNIFELTNGCLCCTVQEEFYPTMQELIKRRDSIDCIVIETSGLALPKPLVKAFRWQEIRNAATVDAVITVVDCAAVAAGTFASDLEAIAAQRQEDDSLEHETPLQELFEDQLACADLVILNKTDLVDDQQKSEVVEIVKNELPREVKIVSSDYGKLDPSILLGYQAAVEDNLDDRPSHHDTEEDHDHDDEINSTHVILDRTFDPEKLQETLKKLAEQKEIYRIKGFVAVANKPMRLVMQGVGTRFEKFYDRPWKPEEAKQTRLVFIGRDLESSEIESELVAL, encoded by the coding sequence ATGGCCACAAAAATCCCCGTCACAGTCATCACCGGCTTTTTAGGAAGCGGTAAAACCAGCCTCATCCGTCACCTACTGCAAAACAACCAAGGACGACGCATAGCAGTATTAGTTAACGAATTTGGCGAACTTGGAATAGATGGAGAATTATTAAAATCCTGCCAAATTTGCCCCGAAGATGAAATACAAGAAAATCCAGAAAATACTAATATATTTGAACTAACAAACGGCTGTTTATGCTGCACTGTGCAAGAGGAATTTTACCCCACAATGCAGGAATTAATTAAACGCCGTGATAGCATTGATTGTATTGTAATTGAAACCTCTGGTTTAGCATTACCAAAACCCTTAGTTAAAGCCTTTCGTTGGCAAGAAATCCGCAATGCTGCTACAGTAGATGCAGTAATTACTGTTGTAGATTGCGCTGCGGTTGCTGCGGGAACATTTGCAAGTGATTTAGAAGCGATCGCCGCCCAAAGACAAGAAGATGATAGTCTAGAACATGAAACACCGTTACAAGAATTGTTTGAAGATCAGCTTGCTTGTGCAGATTTAGTGATTTTGAATAAAACTGATTTAGTTGATGATCAGCAAAAATCAGAAGTTGTAGAAATAGTCAAAAACGAATTACCCAGAGAAGTGAAAATAGTCTCTAGTGATTATGGTAAACTTGACCCTTCTATATTATTAGGATATCAAGCAGCAGTTGAAGATAATTTAGATGATCGTCCTAGTCATCACGACACAGAAGAAGATCACGATCACGATGATGAAATAAATTCAACTCACGTCATTTTAGATCGTACCTTTGACCCAGAAAAACTGCAAGAAACGTTAAAGAAACTTGCAGAACAAAAAGAAATTTACCGAATCAAAGGATTTGTTGCAGTTGCGAATAAACCCATGCGGTTAGTTATGCAAGGTGTAGGGACAAGATTTGAAAAATTTTATGACCGACCTTGGAAACCAGAAGAAGCAAAACAAACCCGTTTAGTTTTTATCGGTCGTGATTTAGAATCTTCAGAAATAGAATCTGAATTAGTAGCATTGTAA
- a CDS encoding ABA4-like family protein, whose translation MNITDLFNIANLFVLPFWALMILLPNWKVTRKVMELYLPFVVLAAAYVYLFVSSITPENAAALSNPQLADIAKFFGDETAAATGWIHFLVMDLFVGRWIYWEGQKTGVWTIHSLALCLFAGPMGVLSHIFTAWIFKAFSKTSEGEGVTVEEKAAVN comes from the coding sequence ATGAATATCACCGATTTATTCAACATTGCCAATTTGTTTGTTTTACCCTTTTGGGCTTTAATGATTTTGTTACCTAACTGGAAAGTCACCCGCAAGGTAATGGAATTATATCTTCCTTTTGTGGTTTTAGCTGCTGCTTATGTGTATTTATTTGTCAGCAGTATTACCCCAGAAAATGCTGCTGCTTTATCAAATCCTCAGTTAGCAGATATAGCTAAATTTTTTGGTGATGAAACGGCCGCTGCTACAGGTTGGATTCATTTTCTAGTGATGGATTTATTTGTGGGAAGATGGATATATTGGGAAGGTCAAAAAACCGGAGTTTGGACAATTCATTCTTTAGCTTTGTGTTTATTTGCAGGTCCAATGGGTGTACTTTCTCATATTTTCACAGCTTGGATTTTTAAAGCATTTTCCAAAACTTCTGAAGGTGAAGGTGTGACAGTAGAAGAAAAAGCTGCTGTTAATTAA
- a CDS encoding acetyltransferase: protein MFLQIKNSRDLVKIVDFQELIDPNSEIVHAKDQEGQEEQETDTYQKEDLVFPSGEKLPRCWLDANYQTAHAA, encoded by the coding sequence ATGTTTTTACAAATCAAAAATAGTCGGGATTTAGTCAAAATTGTTGATTTTCAAGAATTAATTGATCCTAATAGTGAAATTGTACACGCTAAAGATCAAGAAGGACAAGAAGAACAGGAAACAGACACCTATCAAAAGGAAGATTTGGTTTTTCCATCAGGGGAAAAATTACCACGTTGTTGGTTAGATGCTAATTACCAAACAGCGCACGCTGCATAA
- a CDS encoding DUF3181 family protein, giving the protein MATTPTTEILEALAAEIGENVYIDIAKWHLYLSDAKLHTVVAEKLYPLIVDKNVNEDRVLELLASIPVKIGGGRKELPLIDLLPLQCQVSLVDILEKYQREI; this is encoded by the coding sequence ATGGCTACAACTCCTACCACAGAAATACTAGAAGCCCTAGCAGCAGAAATAGGCGAAAATGTCTATATAGACATTGCTAAATGGCATCTTTACCTATCTGATGCCAAACTTCATACCGTCGTTGCTGAAAAATTATATCCTTTAATTGTTGATAAAAATGTCAATGAAGACAGAGTTTTAGAATTATTAGCATCCATCCCTGTAAAAATTGGTGGTGGGAGAAAAGAACTACCTTTGATTGATTTATTGCCTCTACAATGTCAAGTAAGCTTGGTTGACATACTAGAAAAATATCAACGGGAAATTTAA
- the moaC gene encoding cyclic pyranopterin monophosphate synthase MoaC, with product MTQEVFSNSSHISQNISQLSHLTPQGEAQMVDVSGKVATVREAVATAKVRMLPETLAAIEAGNAPKGDVLATARLAGIMAAKQTANLIPLCHPLPLQKITVDIKPDAQLPGYQIYATVKTKAETGVEMEALTAVSVAALTLYDMAKALEKSIQIEAISLVSKTGGKSGDYQQF from the coding sequence ATGACGCAAGAGGTTTTTTCAAATTCTTCCCATATTTCTCAAAATATTTCTCAACTTTCTCATCTCACCCCCCAGGGAGAGGCGCAAATGGTTGATGTGTCTGGGAAAGTTGCCACTGTGCGGGAAGCTGTGGCTACTGCTAAAGTGCGAATGCTCCCAGAAACGTTAGCAGCTATTGAAGCGGGGAATGCTCCTAAAGGGGATGTTTTGGCAACTGCTAGGTTAGCGGGTATTATGGCCGCTAAACAAACAGCTAATTTAATTCCCCTTTGTCATCCCTTACCTTTGCAAAAGATTACTGTTGATATCAAACCAGATGCACAACTACCCGGTTATCAAATTTATGCCACAGTCAAAACCAAGGCGGAAACAGGTGTAGAAATGGAAGCTTTAACAGCGGTTTCTGTTGCTGCTCTTACCTTATATGATATGGCTAAAGCTCTGGAAAAGTCGATTCAAATTGAAGCCATTAGTTTGGTTAGTAAGACAGGTGGAAAATCTGGAGATTATCAGCAATTTTAG
- a CDS encoding MFS transporter produces MKNFDTIDANLRRNLLILFAAGLLFWSALASLLPTLPLYIESLGATKQQIGIVMGSFAIGMLVFRPQVGILADSQGRKIVLLIGLAVAAIAPLGYLAVKSLPLLMVIRAFHGISIAAFGTGFIALVGDLAPEHRRGEIIGYMSLVNPIGVALGPALGGYLQATVGYTPLFIASTTLGFLGLLCLLPVVNPPIIEKPKDVTDDKFWQLITSPRVRVPAIVLLLIGLSLGTVHTFIALYIKSTGVDLNAGLFFTAAAIASFSIRLVAGKASDKYGRGLFVTFSLTAYTLAMVLIWQANSPLTFLIGAVVEGAASGTAIPMISAMMTDRALPYERGRIFGVSLMGFDVGLAIAGPVVGSIAQQMGYRSMFGFATGLTLLAVLIFITQSSKNISQSFRFALGRGEDAYALKSKV; encoded by the coding sequence GTGAAAAATTTTGATACTATTGACGCTAATTTGCGGCGCAACCTACTAATATTATTTGCAGCAGGTTTATTATTCTGGTCGGCTTTAGCTTCTTTGTTGCCAACATTACCTTTATATATAGAATCTCTAGGGGCAACAAAACAACAAATTGGCATTGTTATGGGTAGCTTTGCCATCGGGATGTTAGTATTTCGTCCCCAAGTGGGGATTTTAGCAGACAGTCAGGGTAGAAAAATTGTGTTACTGATTGGGTTGGCAGTAGCAGCGATCGCACCATTGGGTTATTTAGCAGTAAAATCACTACCACTACTAATGGTAATTCGTGCCTTTCATGGTATCAGTATTGCCGCCTTTGGTACTGGTTTCATTGCCTTGGTGGGAGACTTAGCACCAGAACACCGTCGGGGTGAAATCATAGGTTATATGAGTTTAGTTAATCCCATCGGTGTAGCACTCGGTCCAGCTTTAGGGGGATATTTACAAGCCACAGTAGGCTACACACCTTTATTTATCGCATCTACAACTTTAGGTTTTTTGGGCTTACTTTGTCTTTTACCCGTTGTTAACCCACCGATTATTGAAAAACCCAAAGACGTTACTGATGATAAATTTTGGCAACTCATCACCAGTCCCCGTGTCCGTGTACCCGCTATTGTGTTGTTACTAATTGGCTTATCGTTAGGGACAGTACATACCTTTATTGCCTTGTACATTAAATCAACAGGAGTAGATTTAAATGCGGGGTTGTTTTTTACCGCCGCCGCTATTGCTAGTTTCAGTATTAGATTAGTTGCTGGTAAGGCTTCTGATAAATACGGTAGAGGTTTATTTGTCACCTTCAGCCTGACTGCTTACACCTTGGCAATGGTATTAATTTGGCAAGCAAACAGCCCCTTAACATTTTTAATAGGTGCAGTTGTTGAAGGTGCGGCTTCTGGAACTGCTATTCCCATGATTTCTGCAATGATGACAGATAGAGCCTTACCCTATGAAAGAGGGCGAATTTTTGGCGTGTCTTTAATGGGATTTGATGTAGGACTAGCTATAGCCGGTCCAGTTGTCGGTTCTATTGCCCAACAAATGGGATATCGCAGTATGTTTGGTTTTGCTACGGGCTTAACTTTACTGGCTGTGCTGATTTTTATTACACAGTCGAGTAAAAATATCTCCCAGTCGTTCCGCTTTGCCCTTGGCCGTGGTGAAGATGCCTATGCTTTAAAAAGCAAGGTGTAG
- a CDS encoding glycosyltransferase family 2 protein, whose product MTNYQLPDVSVVVPIKDEVESLPLLLEAISTTLTASELSYEIICVDDGSTDGSPEFLKEQAQLRNDLKAVILRRNYGQTAAMSAGFNYATGKAIVTLDADLQNDPADIPMLLAKLDEGYDLVSGWRKNRQDGAINRLLPSKIANWLIRRTTSVYIHDYGCSLKAYRAELVADMNLYGELHRFLPALAYIEGARITEMPVRHHARRFGKSKYGISRTFRVLMDLLTILFMKKFLTRPMHVFGLFGLLSMVTGGGLGIYLTFLKLAFGADIGNRPLLILAVLLLLTGIQLFCFGLLAELLMRTYHESQGRPIYRVREVVAKNVK is encoded by the coding sequence ATGACCAATTACCAATTACCAGATGTATCCGTAGTTGTACCGATTAAAGATGAAGTAGAAAGTCTACCTTTATTACTAGAAGCCATTTCTACCACTCTGACAGCCAGTGAGTTAAGTTATGAAATTATCTGTGTAGATGATGGTTCTACTGATGGTTCACCGGAATTTCTTAAAGAACAAGCGCAACTCCGCAATGATTTAAAAGCGGTGATTTTACGCCGCAACTACGGACAAACTGCGGCCATGTCTGCGGGTTTTAATTATGCCACAGGCAAAGCAATTGTTACCTTAGATGCTGATTTACAAAATGATCCGGCTGATATCCCCATGTTATTGGCAAAATTAGATGAAGGTTACGATTTGGTCAGTGGTTGGCGCAAAAATCGCCAAGATGGGGCAATAAATCGGTTACTTCCTTCAAAAATTGCTAATTGGTTAATTCGTCGTACCACTAGCGTCTATATTCACGACTATGGTTGTTCTCTCAAAGCCTATCGTGCAGAATTAGTTGCAGATATGAACCTTTACGGAGAACTACACCGCTTCTTGCCAGCTTTAGCTTATATCGAAGGGGCAAGAATCACCGAAATGCCTGTGCGTCATCATGCACGACGCTTCGGTAAAAGTAAATATGGCATTTCTCGGACTTTTCGGGTATTGATGGATTTATTAACAATTCTATTTATGAAAAAGTTCCTCACCCGTCCCATGCACGTCTTTGGGTTGTTTGGCTTGTTGTCAATGGTTACAGGTGGCGGACTAGGAATTTATTTAACTTTCCTGAAACTGGCTTTTGGTGCAGATATTGGTAATCGTCCTTTATTAATTTTAGCTGTGTTATTGCTGCTAACTGGTATTCAGTTATTTTGCTTTGGTTTGTTAGCAGAATTATTAATGCGTACTTACCACGAATCTCAAGGAAGGCCAATATATCGAGTGCGGGAAGTAGTGGCGAAAAATGTTAAGTAA
- a CDS encoding C40 family peptidase, translating into MSLNLNLLIPHSPTNEYQCLADLNLYDAPECVSLATQAAAGRNLRITSNHQDTAIQVCLCEDDYPGWVAVNDLSLLQPATTPYEPAFFTESEIKKLLPEVIEFTQQAMQQTNYYLWGGTVGPNYDCSGLMQAAFVSVGVCLPRDAYQQEAFTQPINIHDIEPGDLIFFGTPQKATHVGLYLGDGYYIHSSGKEQGRNGIGIDQLSEQGDKVSQSYYKQLRGAGRVVKSYVGQLIIDN; encoded by the coding sequence ATGTCTTTAAATTTAAATTTACTAATTCCCCATTCCCCAACCAACGAATATCAATGTCTAGCTGACCTCAATTTATATGATGCTCCTGAATGCGTCAGTTTAGCAACTCAAGCTGCTGCTGGACGCAATTTACGCATCACATCAAATCATCAAGATACAGCAATTCAAGTTTGTTTATGTGAAGATGATTATCCAGGGTGGGTTGCTGTTAATGATTTGTCCTTATTACAACCTGCTACCACACCCTACGAACCTGCATTTTTTACTGAATCGGAAATCAAAAAACTACTACCAGAGGTAATTGAATTTACCCAACAAGCAATGCAGCAAACTAATTATTATTTGTGGGGTGGAACAGTAGGACCAAATTATGATTGTTCTGGTTTAATGCAAGCTGCTTTTGTATCTGTGGGTGTGTGTTTGCCAAGAGATGCTTATCAACAAGAAGCTTTTACCCAACCAATTAATATTCATGATATCGAACCAGGGGATTTAATCTTTTTTGGAACTCCGCAAAAAGCAACTCATGTAGGTTTATATTTAGGTGATGGTTATTATATTCACAGTTCAGGAAAAGAACAAGGACGCAACGGTATAGGTATTGATCAACTTTCGGAACAAGGTGATAAAGTTAGTCAGTCGTACTATAAACAATTACGGGGTGCTGGTAGAGTTGTGAAAAGCTATGTTGGTCAATTGATAATTGATAATTGA
- a CDS encoding type ISP restriction/modification enzyme, with protein sequence MTKFYHIDLWGSREDKYSFLDENDFTTIEWQEFFSNSPFYLFTPQNQDLLTEYNQGWKITDIMPVNSVGIVTARDSLTIKWSKQEVKETVKDFVSLPVEAAREKYDLGKDARDWQVALAQNDLKKNGIEDNNIVPILYRPFDTRYTYYTGQTRGFICMPRLEVMRNMLSDNLAIISARSNKSQDCDHFYCSRFMTETKCGESTTQSCIFPLYLYPDTENAQGTLFIERTPNLSQKFLNAIQEKLGYIPAPETIFYYIYAIFHSPTYRQRYAGFLKIDFPHLPLTSNEKLWKNLAIKGEELVQLHLMESAKLNHLITQYQGEGENSVTEVTYKPQQQRVYINKTRYFQGITPEIWQFKIGGYQVLDKWLKDRKKANRSLSFDDILHYQKIVVALTETLKIMTEIDQIIPEWPIT encoded by the coding sequence ATGACCAAGTTTTATCATATTGATCTTTGGGGTTCAAGGGAAGATAAATATAGTTTTCTTGATGAAAATGATTTTACTACCATTGAGTGGCAAGAATTTTTTTCTAACTCACCATTTTATCTTTTCACCCCTCAAAATCAAGATTTATTAACCGAATATAACCAAGGTTGGAAAATTACAGATATAATGCCTGTAAATTCTGTAGGAATAGTCACAGCGCGAGATTCACTAACTATCAAATGGTCTAAACAAGAAGTAAAAGAAACAGTCAAAGACTTTGTTTCACTTCCTGTAGAAGCAGCAAGGGAAAAATATGATTTAGGAAAAGATGCGCGAGATTGGCAAGTTGCACTAGCTCAAAATGATTTAAAGAAAAATGGTATTGAAGATAATAATATTGTTCCTATTTTATATCGTCCGTTTGACACAAGATACACTTATTATACAGGACAAACACGAGGTTTTATTTGTATGCCTCGGTTGGAAGTCATGCGGAATATGTTATCAGATAATCTGGCAATTATTTCTGCTAGAAGCAATAAATCTCAAGACTGCGATCACTTTTATTGTTCTCGGTTTATGACTGAAACAAAATGTGGAGAGTCTACAACTCAATCTTGTATTTTCCCCCTTTACCTTTACCCAGACACGGAAAACGCCCAAGGAACATTATTTATAGAACGCACACCCAACCTATCACAAAAATTCCTCAACGCTATCCAAGAAAAATTAGGATATATCCCCGCACCAGAAACCATATTTTATTATATATACGCCATTTTTCATAGTCCTACCTATCGTCAAAGATATGCAGGATTTTTGAAAATAGACTTTCCCCATTTACCCCTCACATCCAATGAAAAACTATGGAAAAATCTAGCCATCAAAGGTGAAGAATTAGTCCAATTACATTTAATGGAATCAGCAAAACTCAATCATTTAATTACCCAATATCAAGGAGAAGGAGAAAACAGCGTTACAGAAGTCACCTATAAACCACAACAGCAAAGAGTTTACATCAATAAAACCCGATATTTTCAAGGAATAACCCCAGAAATATGGCAATTCAAAATTGGCGGATATCAAGTTTTAGATAAATGGTTAAAAGACCGCAAAAAAGCAAATAGAAGTTTATCCTTTGATGATATTCTGCATTATCAAAAAATAGTAGTTGCTTTAACAGAAACATTAAAGATTATGACAGAAATTGATCAGATTATTCCTGAATGGCCAATTACATAA